From Phyllopteryx taeniolatus isolate TA_2022b chromosome 18, UOR_Ptae_1.2, whole genome shotgun sequence, the proteins below share one genomic window:
- the LOC133468100 gene encoding interleukin-6 receptor subunit beta-like isoform X5 produces MYYFTSVVLLIVISTTSISEGQRKNMCNVVPKDPYIQVGSDTQIVCESSCVHGKVYWTLNNNAVDESWSSSINSTHNIVSLRNVTLSKATVLCRRADTQEVLGGTTLRTYSKPTKVGCIWHYGNGSFEGVPQLFTCSWEHHVPFLKKINYTVLGTSWLHESQLEICSSHVKTCTSKHMHVQYLTLVGNHSVTVRAKTKHWEVYSDPYEFDSHHILQISRPKLNVSVFSGHLLAEWSTSTTSKKHYCQVKYDKEVLSKTLEAGEKGYLAIEKVESCTYYNVAVRCAWEKAPWSEWSKEATVLSQLNKSDVKLRLWRKVTEPEKKGMRKVYAMWMDIPSACQGTFTYFIRQTVYKDRGIQGDYSRTLCGNSTCTINVNEEAHKVKLRVFHNDAVLAEDSVYVPAVGETSLPQVTNMWTSSIRGVISVRWDAPPQLVRGYVIDWTHDGRRYHWKESNSTSATLFGLLDQKPYDITVTPLFGDKTGLGAHAWQICTTIAAAANFSTIKVEVSDRSALVSWNMEHQDVCGGVIVHYVVFYGTGQGPQLNITVNGTKQEILLKDLIPYTQYSMYVKAVALTGTSESNVRHFNTKRFGIENSWRSLFRIRASVLSRCGHQEAIKRGCSLSDYSAIHRKVSAHACTWRNPD; encoded by the exons atgtattattttacGTCCGTAGTGCTTCTAATTGTTATCAGTACTACTTCTATTTCTGAAG GGCAGCGTAAGAACATGTGCAACGTCGTCCCCAAAGATCCGTACATCCAAGTGGGATCTGATACTCAGATCGTGTGCGAGAGCTCCTGTGTCCACGGCAAAGTATACTGGACGCTGAACAACAACGCCGTGGACGAAAGCTGGTCGAGCTCCATCAACTCCACACATAACATCGTGTCGCTGAGGAACGTCACCCTGAGCAAAGCCACGGTGCTGTGCCGCCGCGCCGATACCCAGGAGGTGCTCGGCGGGACCACCCTCAGAACATACT CGAAACCCACCAAAGTTGGCTGCATCTGGCACTATGGAAATGGATCATTTGAAGGTGTACCTCAGCTTTTCACATGCAGTTGGGAGCATCATGTCCCTTTcctgaagaaaataaattacaccGTACTCGG CACCTCTTGGTTGCACGAGTCCCAGTTGGAAATCTGCAGCTCACATGTGAAAACGTGCACATCGAAACATATGCACGTGCAATATCTTACTCTGGTGGGTAATCACAGTGTCACTGTGAGAGCAAAGACCAAACACTGGGAGGTTTACTCGGACCCTTATGAATTTGACTCCCATCACATAT TGCAAATTAGCCGTCCAAAGTTGAACGTCTCTGTCTTCTCTGGTCATCTATTGGCTGAGTGGAGCACCTCCACTACCTCAAAGAAACACTACTGTCAAGTTAAATATGACAAG GAGGTGCTCAGTAAGACTTTAGAAGCTGGAGAAAAAGGATATCTGGCCATTGAAAAAGTAGAATCCTGTACTTACTACAACGTTGCAGTCCGCTGCGCTTGGGAAAAAGCCCCTTGGAGTGAATGGAGCAAAGAGGCAACAGTTTTGAGTCAACTAAATA AGAGTGATGTCAAGCTGCGCCTGTGGAGAAAGGTAACAGAACCAGAAAAAAAGGGCATGAGAAAGGTTTATGCCATGTGGATG GACATTCCGTCAGCCTGCCAAGgcacatttacatattttatccGACAGACTGTCTACAAGGACCGGGGGATTCAAGGGGATTACAGTCGTACTTTATGTGGAAATTCAACATGTACTATTAATGTGAATGAAGAGGCACACAAAGTAAAGCTGAGAGTCTTTCATAACGACGCCGTGCTGGCAGAGGACTCGGTTTATGTTCCAGCTGTTGGCGAAA ccagCCTCCCTCAAGTTACAAACATGTGGACTTCAAGCATCCGAGGTGTTATTTCGGTCAGGTGGGATGCTCCTCCACAGCTTGTCAGGGGTTACGTGATCGACTGGACCCACGACGGGCGTCGGTACCACTGGAAGGAAAGCAATTCCACCAGCGCAACACTGTTCG GGCTCTTGGATCAAAAGCCGTACGATATCACAGTCACGCCGCTGTTTGGTGACAAGACGGGCCTCGGCGCACATGCCTGGCAGATCTGCACCACAATAGCAG CTGCAGCAAATTTCTCCACCATCAAGGTTGAGGTTAGTGACAGAAGCGCCCTTGTGAGTTGGAATATGGAGCACCAGGACGTATGCGGCGGGGTTATTGTCCACTACGTTGTTTTCTATGGAACGGGGCAGGGACCACAGCTCA ATATCACCGTTAATGGTACAAAACAGGAGATCCTTTTGAAGGATCTGATTCCTTACACCCAGTACAGCATGTATGTCAAGGCTGTAGCTCTAACTGGAACCAGTGAAAGCAACGTAAGGCACTTTAATACAAAAAGATTTG GTATAGAAAATTCCTGGAGAAGCCTCTTCCGAATCCGGGCCTCAGTTCTGTCGCGCTGTGGCCATCAGGAGGCCATCAAAAG GGGATGTTCCCTTTCCGACTATTCAGCTATCCATCGGAAAGTCTCTGCGCACGCGTGTACATGGAGGAATCCCGACTAA